The Andrena cerasifolii isolate SP2316 chromosome 14, iyAndCera1_principal, whole genome shotgun sequence genome contains a region encoding:
- the LOC143376509 gene encoding protein takeout, with amino-acid sequence MFALLARVCLTATLFCAASCVLPPYIKPCKKSDPDIDRCITRSIEQLREKLAEGIPELGAPAIEPLSLKEIRLSRGPAGARLDVNVTDLRVFGPSKFEVHDLKADVENVIFTFKVFFDSLSFQGKYQIDARILLLRLTGQGDLTGTFHDYDSDVVLRARKVLRDNETYLNFEKMKIKIQIGKTNLHFSNLFGGDTVLAAATHELLNNNNALFLDEIRPVLEISLAELFTDVANKITKTFTYKELFPED; translated from the exons ATGTTCGCTCTTCTAGCCCGCGTTTG CCTGACGGCGACTCTCTTTTGCGCTGCGTCCTGCGTGTTAC CGCCTTATATAAAGCCGTGCAAGAAGAGCGATCCTGACATCGACAGGTGTATCACCAGGTCGATCGAGCAGCTTCGGGAGAAGCTGGCCGAGGGAATCCCCGAATTGGGGGCGCCCGCCATCGAGCCTCTGAGCCTCAAGGAGATTCGCCTGTCTCGAGGTCCAGCTGGGGCGAGGCTCGACGTCAACGTCACGGATTTGCGG GTGTTCGGCCCGTCCAAGTTCGAAGTTCACGATCTTAAGGCCGACGTGGAGAACGTGATCTTCACGTTCAAAGTCTTCTTCGACTCGCTGAGCTTCCAAGGGAAATATCAGATCGACGCCAGGATCCTTCTGCTCAGGCTCACGGGGCAGGGAGACTTGACGGGCACCTTCC ATGATTACGACTCCGACGTCGTCCTAAGAGCGCGCAAAGTGCTCAGAGACAACGAGACCTATCTGAACTTCGAGAAGATGAAGATAAAGATCCAAATAGGCAAGACCAACTTGCATTTCAGCAATCTGTTCGGTGGCGACACGGTTCTAG CTGCAGCCACGCACGAATTGTTGAACAACAACAACGCGCTGTTCCTGGACGAGATCAGGCCAGTGCTGGAGATATCATTGGCAGAGCTGTTCACCGACGTCGCCAACAAGATCACCAAGACCTTCACGTACAAAGAACTGTTCCCGGAGGACTGA